From Haemophilus parainfluenzae:
AATGAATGAATATTTTTGGTGCGATGTATGATAAAACAATGCAATGGTCAAAACATCGCTTTGCCGTGTTTTGGTTATCCTTTGTAAGTTTTATTGAGGCCATTTTCTTTCCAATTCCACCCGATGTGATGTTGATTCCAATGTCAATGTCAAAACCGAAAAGTGCATTTCGTTTTGCACTTTATACTACGATTGCTTCGGTTGTCGGTGGAATGATTGGTTATGCTATTGGTTACTATGCCTTTGATTGGGTTCAAGGTTATATTCAACAATGGGGCTACCAAGCTGCTTGGGAACAAGCTATGGCGTGGTTTAAAGAATGGGGCGTGTTAGTGGTCTTTGTCGCTGGTTTTAGCCCAATTCCTTATAAAGTTTTCACCATTTGCGCAGGCGTGATGCAAATGGCGTTTATCCCGTTTGTGATTACCGCGTTTGTGTCGCGTTTTGCTCGTTTTATTTTAGTGGCAAAACTCGCCGCATGGGGCGGAGAAAAATTTGCCGCGAAATTACGTAAATCTATTGAAGTCATTGGTTGGAGTGTCGTTGCTCTGGCTGTGATTGCTTATCTTATTTTAAAATAACAGGATGACCTTTTTTATGAATAAATTACGCTTTATTATCTCGAGTGCATTGCTGATCTCAGCTTGTACAGGAGAACCACAAAAACAAGATCCTGACGCATTGCCAGATGGTATTATGCAACCCGTAGAAGGAACGGGAGCGGTTGCTGGTGGTAGCTTTATGCCGGAAATTGAAAAGAATTCGATGCCAAATCAAATGAAATAAATTTAATATCAAAGGAAGAATAAATGAAAAAATCGTTTTTATTGCTCCCTGTGAGTATCGCTATTTTAACCGCTTGTAGTTCAAATAGTCCTGCACCAATCGAAAATGTGGATGGCACCCTTTCTCCAGGGGTAATGCAGCCGGTTGATAATAATTCGAGCGGTACATGGCAGCCAGAAATCCAACAAAATACGATGCCAAATACCATGGGCAATAGCGTGCCAACGGGAACTCAAACACCACAGCCACGTTTCCAACCGACTTATCAACCGGTACAACAACCTGCTGCAGCACAGCCTAAACCA
This genomic window contains:
- a CDS encoding YqaA family protein, coding for MNIFGAMYDKTMQWSKHRFAVFWLSFVSFIEAIFFPIPPDVMLIPMSMSKPKSAFRFALYTTIASVVGGMIGYAIGYYAFDWVQGYIQQWGYQAAWEQAMAWFKEWGVLVVFVAGFSPIPYKVFTICAGVMQMAFIPFVITAFVSRFARFILVAKLAAWGGEKFAAKLRKSIEVIGWSVVALAVIAYLILK